One segment of Pyrococcus sp. ST04 DNA contains the following:
- a CDS encoding nucleotidyl transferase AbiEii/AbiGii toxin family protein translates to MDERILRYIATKTVLGLNYVDKEEKISLLLSQLWEIFGEKSILKGGTALNRVYLAKIGAARFSEDIDSYPTMFKVYSLEDLLAKKIVALYNRMEGKDIYDAFHALNVEFKTDKFLKALELTTKFYHIKEDFGGELINRLSQPTTLFPRHYVRTGKSSLKACASE, encoded by the coding sequence ATGGATGAGAGGATACTCAGATACATAGCTACCAAGACAGTGTTGGGCTTAAATTATGTTGATAAGGAGGAAAAGATTTCGCTCCTCCTAAGCCAGCTGTGGGAGATTTTTGGTGAGAAGTCAATTCTAAAAGGAGGAACAGCCCTCAACAGAGTTTATTTAGCTAAGATTGGAGCGGCGAGATTCTCGGAGGATATAGATAGCTACCCTACGATGTTCAAGGTTTATTCTTTAGAGGATCTACTTGCAAAGAAGATTGTTGCTTTATACAACCGCATGGAGGGCAAGGACATCTATGATGCTTTTCATGCTCTTAACGTGGAGTTTAAGACGGACAAATTCCTGAAAGCTTTGGAGCTTACCACAAAGTTTTACCATATCAAGGAAGATTTTGGGGGCGAATTGATTAACAGGTTAAGTCAACCAACCACTTTATTCCCAAGACACTACGTCCGAACTGGGAAGAGCTCGTTGAAAGCCTGCGCTTCAGAATAG
- a CDS encoding type IV toxin-antitoxin system AbiEi family antitoxin, translating to MLFPGYIAFSSALRLYGLIEYEPFTIFVATPRKSGEKEIGEYTIKAVALGEKATGMTLKNGIYTSTLAKTFFDCFYKPGYCGSYSKVTKALYEAEKIDWDEFLSYFKRFASDSLCQRTGYILELVKNLGVNVPEDVIEYLRSRVKTWTKLVPTLPSRGRGIREWKLIDNFGKERILGWAYG from the coding sequence GTGTTATTCCCAGGCTATATTGCATTCTCCTCGGCGCTGAGGCTCTATGGCCTTATTGAGTATGAACCGTTTACGATATTCGTGGCCACTCCAAGAAAGTCGGGTGAAAAAGAAATTGGAGAGTACACCATAAAAGCTGTTGCCCTAGGTGAAAAAGCAACGGGAATGACCCTCAAGAATGGAATCTACACATCTACCCTAGCCAAAACTTTCTTTGACTGCTTTTACAAACCAGGGTACTGTGGGAGCTACTCCAAGGTAACAAAAGCACTTTACGAGGCTGAGAAAATAGACTGGGACGAGTTCTTGAGCTACTTTAAACGCTTTGCTAGTGATTCTCTCTGCCAAAGGACGGGCTACATCTTGGAGCTTGTGAAAAATCTCGGTGTTAATGTTCCGGAGGATGTCATTGAGTACTTGAGGAGCAGGGTTAAAACATGGACCAAGTTGGTTCCAACGCTTCCCTCCAGAGGGAGAGGCATCAGGGAGTGGAAGCTAATTGACAACTTCGGGAAGGAAAGGATTTTGGGGTGGGCGTATGGATGA
- a CDS encoding ATP-binding protein has translation MHDFLGFEDSKAPLFGRIYNEIILEPFPRDLSIEFLREGFREVGLNVPQEHIERAVDELDGIPGWLVEYGYHYMHARNHKKALEKTLQNALSLIRSELSELERRSERYVTLLKAISLGINRWSKIKEYVEVKHGSITNARLSALLRNLEKVSWIRSDLENGKKVYKIVDPVVERIIKSL, from the coding sequence TTGCATGACTTCCTAGGATTTGAAGACTCTAAGGCTCCCCTCTTTGGTAGGATATACAATGAGATAATCCTGGAGCCCTTTCCCAGGGATCTCTCCATTGAGTTTTTAAGGGAAGGCTTCAGGGAAGTTGGCCTTAATGTTCCCCAAGAGCATATAGAGAGGGCCGTCGATGAGCTTGACGGCATTCCCGGGTGGTTAGTTGAGTATGGTTACCACTATATGCACGCGAGAAACCATAAGAAAGCCCTAGAGAAAACACTTCAAAACGCACTTTCTCTGATAAGATCGGAGCTCTCTGAGCTCGAGAGGAGGAGTGAGAGGTACGTAACACTCTTAAAGGCAATCTCCCTGGGAATTAACAGGTGGTCCAAGATAAAGGAGTACGTTGAGGTTAAGCATGGTTCAATAACTAATGCTAGACTCTCAGCTCTACTCAGGAACCTTGAGAAGGTGAGCTGGATAAGATCAGATCTCGAAAATGGGAAGAAGGTGTATAAAATAGTTGATCCGGTAGTTGAGAGAATTATTAAAAGTTTATGA
- a CDS encoding type II toxin-antitoxin system HicB family antitoxin yields MKFKVILEPQPEGGYVAYVPALPGCVSQGETEEEALENIKEAIELYLEVLEERRRRNTVGNFFTSSSP; encoded by the coding sequence ATGAAGTTCAAAGTCATCTTGGAGCCTCAGCCAGAAGGAGGGTACGTGGCCTACGTCCCAGCACTCCCAGGGTGCGTAAGCCAAGGAGAAACCGAGGAGGAAGCACTTGAAAATATAAAAGAGGCAATAGAACTTTACCTTGAAGTTCTGGAAGAGAGGAGAAGGAGAAATACTGTGGGAAACTTTTTCACTTCCTCCTCACCTTGA
- a CDS encoding ATP-binding protein gives MLFDPRPKNSRKDLFDREEELEELKKAVRRYPIVLLLGIRRVGKSSLLKVALNELENGIYIDVRELYFSSGGWITVDSLTNALERALNSLKPSFRRKITEALRSVKGVTVAGVTLKFESRVSLPDVLNALNDVGVIMAFDEAQYLRYYGARGGKEFLAMVAYAYDNLENMRFVFSGSEVGSLHDFLGTANYDSPLYGRVYGEITVKPFSRELSREFFRRGFEEAGMKVEEKLIERTVELLDGIPGWLVEFGYNYIETRDFDRAMESVILKAEKFMEGELRELARRSERYILILKAIAMGFDRWELIKDYLEARSGKIPNPRLANLLRNLEKMSWIRKVYRDGTKRYEIVDPVVARILRKFSRQAGL, from the coding sequence ATGCTGTTTGATCCACGACCCAAAAATAGCAGGAAAGACCTGTTTGACAGAGAAGAAGAACTAGAAGAGCTAAAGAAAGCAGTTAGGAGGTATCCCATTGTTCTCCTTCTGGGAATAAGGAGGGTTGGAAAGTCATCCCTGCTGAAGGTAGCGCTGAACGAGCTCGAAAATGGAATCTACATCGATGTTAGAGAGCTCTACTTCTCCTCCGGCGGATGGATAACGGTAGATTCGCTGACCAACGCACTTGAAAGAGCACTAAACTCTTTGAAGCCAAGCTTCAGAAGGAAAATTACGGAAGCTTTGAGAAGCGTTAAAGGAGTTACCGTTGCCGGAGTAACATTGAAGTTCGAGAGCAGAGTTTCGCTTCCCGACGTTTTGAATGCCCTGAACGATGTGGGAGTGATTATGGCCTTTGATGAGGCCCAATACTTGAGATACTATGGAGCGAGAGGAGGCAAGGAATTCCTAGCTATGGTGGCCTATGCCTACGACAACCTCGAGAACATGAGGTTCGTGTTCTCCGGCTCCGAGGTTGGATCACTGCACGATTTCTTGGGCACGGCGAATTATGACTCCCCGCTATATGGCAGGGTTTATGGGGAGATAACAGTCAAGCCCTTTTCAAGGGAACTGTCCAGGGAGTTTTTTAGGAGGGGATTCGAGGAGGCGGGAATGAAAGTGGAGGAGAAGCTAATCGAGAGGACTGTGGAACTCCTGGATGGCATTCCCGGCTGGCTCGTGGAGTTCGGTTACAACTACATAGAAACGAGGGACTTTGACAGGGCGATGGAGAGTGTAATTCTCAAGGCTGAGAAGTTTATGGAGGGTGAACTGAGAGAGCTCGCCAGGAGGAGTGAGAGGTACATACTAATATTAAAGGCTATAGCAATGGGTTTTGACAGGTGGGAGCTGATTAAGGATTACCTAGAAGCGCGGAGCGGTAAGATACCCAATCCAAGATTGGCTAACCTCCTCAGAAACCTGGAAAAGATGAGCTGGATAAGGAAAGTCTATCGTGACGGTACAAAAAGGTACGAGATCGTTGATCCGGTAGTGGCAAGGATATTGAGGAAGTTCTCACGACAGGCGGGTTTATGA
- a CDS encoding ATP-binding protein, protein MILMSRFIDREEELEFLRRKWSSEKPELVIIYGRRRIGKTYLLQKFLSEVGGLYLLAEESETVLEDFSERLAEHFNDRLLRENPLRSWGAFFTYLAEKSSERLVVVIDEVQYIAKSQKDFLSTLQKYWDLYLSKTKIMLILCGSLVSFMEGVLSAKSPIYGRRTGVWKVEEMDFFNAWKFHDVDAETAVLIYSVFGGVPQYLADYNPELSFWNNLRELLLSKGAKYYDEPKFLLKQELRDVSRYFSILRAIALGYTRFGQIADKAKIDTKSLAKYLHVLGEMGYITEENPVIGKGKTLYKINDNLFAFWFRFVYPRKSEIEMGLDVIEDIKAEFNDYLGKAFEEIAKQFLVRLNLTGSLPFKFTRIGRWWHKGEEIDVVAINERERKIMLVEVKWKELSKKDAKNILRELKRKAKLIKLEDWEEHYGIIAKKIIEKEELREGGLLVWDLKDFEELRGQDNVPKESRNPTS, encoded by the coding sequence ATGATACTCATGAGTAGGTTTATTGACAGGGAGGAGGAGCTTGAGTTCCTTAGGAGGAAGTGGAGTTCTGAAAAGCCCGAGCTTGTAATCATTTACGGCAGGAGGAGAATTGGAAAGACGTACCTTTTACAAAAATTTTTATCTGAGGTAGGTGGCCTCTATCTGCTGGCGGAGGAGAGTGAAACGGTTTTGGAAGATTTCTCGGAGAGGCTTGCCGAGCACTTCAATGATCGCCTCCTCAGAGAAAATCCGCTGAGAAGCTGGGGAGCTTTCTTCACGTATCTCGCCGAAAAGAGTTCAGAGAGGCTGGTAGTGGTGATAGATGAGGTTCAGTACATAGCGAAATCGCAGAAGGATTTCCTCAGCACGTTGCAGAAATACTGGGATCTGTATCTCTCAAAGACGAAGATCATGCTAATCCTTTGTGGCTCCTTAGTTTCATTCATGGAAGGAGTACTCTCGGCGAAGTCTCCCATATATGGGAGGAGAACGGGAGTCTGGAAGGTTGAGGAGATGGACTTTTTCAACGCTTGGAAATTCCACGATGTTGATGCCGAAACCGCAGTGCTCATATACTCCGTCTTCGGTGGAGTTCCCCAGTATTTGGCCGATTACAACCCAGAACTTAGCTTTTGGAACAATCTCAGGGAATTATTACTATCAAAGGGGGCGAAATACTATGATGAGCCGAAATTCCTTCTCAAACAAGAACTGAGGGATGTTTCTAGGTACTTCTCAATCCTCAGGGCAATAGCTTTGGGTTATACCCGCTTTGGCCAGATCGCAGACAAGGCCAAAATCGATACGAAATCCCTCGCAAAATACCTACACGTATTGGGCGAAATGGGCTACATAACTGAAGAAAATCCTGTAATTGGAAAGGGGAAAACCCTCTACAAAATCAACGACAACCTCTTTGCCTTCTGGTTCCGCTTCGTTTATCCGCGAAAGAGTGAGATCGAGATGGGTCTCGACGTCATTGAAGACATAAAAGCGGAATTTAACGACTACCTCGGTAAGGCATTTGAAGAGATTGCCAAACAATTTTTGGTGAGGCTGAACTTGACTGGAAGTCTTCCCTTTAAGTTTACAAGAATTGGAAGGTGGTGGCATAAAGGGGAAGAGATTGATGTAGTGGCGATAAACGAGCGCGAAAGGAAGATTATGCTTGTTGAAGTTAAGTGGAAGGAGCTCAGCAAAAAAGATGCAAAGAATATCTTAAGAGAGCTGAAAAGGAAGGCTAAGCTTATTAAATTGGAAGACTGGGAGGAGCATTATGGTATTATTGCAAAGAAAATCATAGAAAAAGAGGAGCTAAGGGAAGGTGGCCTCCTTGTTTGGGATCTTAAGGATTTTGAAGAACTGCGAGGTCAAGATAATGTTCCTAAGGAAAGCCGAAATCCCACTTCATAA
- a CDS encoding glucose-1-phosphate thymidylyltransferase translates to MKALILSGGHGTRLRPLTYSQQKQLIPVANKPVLFYAIEDVIEAGIREIGIIVGPNAELVKKTVLSVDWDAEIEFIYQGEPKGLAHAILVARDYLGDDDFVMYLGDNILREGIVRHKEKFEKSDYDASILLCEVPNPQQFGVAELSEDGKTIKRLVEKPKHPPSNLALVGIYFFRPIIHEAVRHIKPSWRNELEITDAIQWLIDNGYKVGWTKVTGWWKDTGKPEDLLEANRLVLDEIERDVKIDTKAKIIGRVKIEEGAQIDENTVIKGPAIIGKNAVIRNAYIGPYTSVGNNVVIEDTEIEDSIIMDGSVIIGAGRIIESIIGRDVRIVRSDGHPSGRRLIVGDKSQLIL, encoded by the coding sequence ATGAAAGCTTTAATACTCTCTGGCGGCCACGGCACTAGGTTAAGGCCCCTGACGTACTCCCAGCAGAAGCAACTTATTCCAGTAGCAAACAAGCCTGTCCTGTTTTATGCTATAGAAGATGTCATTGAGGCAGGCATAAGAGAGATAGGTATCATCGTTGGGCCAAATGCTGAACTCGTGAAGAAAACAGTCCTAAGTGTTGACTGGGATGCCGAGATAGAGTTCATCTACCAAGGAGAGCCCAAAGGTTTGGCACATGCCATACTCGTTGCAAGGGATTACCTTGGCGATGATGACTTCGTGATGTATCTGGGGGACAACATATTAAGAGAGGGGATAGTCCGGCATAAAGAAAAGTTCGAGAAAAGTGACTATGATGCCAGCATTCTTCTCTGTGAAGTTCCTAACCCACAGCAGTTTGGAGTAGCTGAGCTTAGTGAAGATGGGAAAACAATAAAGAGGCTTGTTGAGAAGCCAAAGCATCCGCCGAGTAATCTGGCCTTAGTGGGTATATACTTCTTCAGACCGATAATCCATGAAGCCGTGAGGCACATAAAACCCTCATGGAGGAACGAGCTTGAGATAACAGACGCGATCCAGTGGCTGATAGACAACGGTTACAAAGTGGGATGGACAAAGGTTACGGGGTGGTGGAAGGATACTGGGAAACCAGAAGACCTGCTTGAAGCTAATAGGCTTGTCTTGGATGAAATTGAAAGGGATGTGAAGATAGACACGAAGGCTAAGATAATTGGAAGGGTTAAGATTGAGGAGGGAGCTCAAATAGATGAGAACACCGTCATAAAGGGGCCCGCAATAATAGGGAAGAACGCCGTGATAAGGAACGCCTACATCGGCCCCTACACGAGTGTAGGAAACAACGTGGTCATAGAAGATACTGAAATTGAAGACTCGATAATCATGGATGGGAGCGTTATAATAGGGGCTGGAAGGATAATAGAAAGCATCATAGGTAGGGATGTGAGGATAGTAAGGAGTGATGGACACCCTTCGGGCAGAAGGCTAATAGTGGGCGACAAATCCCAGCTCATCTTGTGA